In the uncultured Methanobacterium sp. genome, one interval contains:
- a CDS encoding TetR/AcrR family transcriptional regulator, translated as MVDSKVDKTKQKILDAALKLFSEKGYAGATTKIIAANAGFTEMTLYTKFKTKQNLFDQVMICGMKKLNEDASSILLVDKEFESPVDFLDSYVRNLEKFVWNNFEFFKLGFNQERKISEKFLMEGSYDFSKYIEKNLPNQKIDYMAFTLNIFSFVYMYDLGKYHGRQDTSIEVVLDKFIYNLSLSLK; from the coding sequence ATGGTTGATAGTAAGGTTGATAAAACTAAACAAAAGATTTTAGATGCAGCTTTAAAATTGTTTAGTGAAAAGGGATATGCTGGTGCTACTACTAAAATCATAGCAGCCAATGCAGGTTTTACTGAGATGACATTATATACCAAGTTTAAAACTAAACAGAATCTTTTTGATCAAGTTATGATATGTGGCATGAAAAAATTGAATGAAGATGCATCTTCCATTTTATTAGTTGATAAGGAATTTGAAAGCCCTGTGGACTTTTTAGATAGTTACGTTAGAAATTTGGAAAAGTTTGTATGGAATAACTTTGAATTCTTCAAATTAGGGTTCAATCAGGAGAGAAAAATATCTGAAAAGTTTCTGATGGAAGGGTCGTATGATTTTAGTAAATATATTGAAAAAAATCTTCCCAATCAGAAAATAGATTATATGGCATTCACACTTAACATATTCTCATTCGTGTATATGTACGATCTCGGTAAGTATCATGGTCGTCAGGATACAAGCATTGAAGTTGTTTTAGATAAATTTATCTATAATCTTTCACTGTCACTCAAATAA